A window from Pseudomonas sp. MRSN 12121 encodes these proteins:
- the nth gene encoding endonuclease III: MNAAKRLEIFRRLHEDNPEPKTELAYSSPFELLIAVILSAQSTDVGVNKATAKLFPVANTPAAIHALGVEGLSEYIKTIGLYNSKAKNVIETCRLLVERHNGEVPQTREELEALPGVGRKTANVVLNTAFRQLTMAVDTHIFRVSNRTGLAPGKNVVEVEHKLMKFVPKEFLLDSHHWLILHGRYVCLARKPRCGSCRIEDLCEYKHKTSDD, from the coding sequence ATGAATGCCGCAAAACGCCTGGAAATTTTCCGCAGGCTGCACGAAGACAATCCGGAACCGAAAACCGAACTGGCCTACTCGTCGCCCTTCGAGCTGCTGATTGCCGTGATCCTCTCGGCGCAGTCCACCGACGTCGGGGTCAACAAAGCCACGGCCAAGCTGTTCCCGGTGGCCAATACGCCGGCCGCCATCCACGCCCTGGGTGTCGAGGGGCTGTCCGAGTACATCAAGACCATCGGCCTGTACAACAGCAAGGCGAAAAACGTCATCGAGACCTGTCGCCTGCTGGTGGAACGACACAACGGCGAAGTCCCGCAGACCCGGGAAGAACTCGAAGCCTTGCCGGGCGTTGGCCGCAAAACCGCCAACGTGGTGCTCAACACCGCTTTCCGCCAACTGACCATGGCGGTCGACACGCATATCTTCCGGGTGAGCAATCGCACGGGTCTGGCTCCGGGAAAGAATGTTGTGGAGGTGGAACACAAGCTGATGAAGTTCGTGCCCAAGGAGTTTCTGCTCGACTCTCACCACTGGCTGATCCTGCATGGCCGCTATGTGTGCCTGGCCCGCAAGCCGCGTTGCGGAAGCTGTCGAATCGAGGACCTGTGCGAATACAAGCACAAGACCTCCGACGATTGA
- a CDS encoding Rnf-Nqr domain containing protein, with protein MNKSSPLGQSLMLAPLIGASDSLVKALGLGLAFLGVGCVFGLCLNVLRPRLTGQGRLLASILLSATLTSCAILVAQAWALELQRQLALYLGLIAVQCVVLEHQDFFRQPARFRFAARFCLLLIALGALREALGHGHIGQHLPWLLGITDVDWPGWALASPGGLHLLTLAPGGFILLGLLLAARQAWTASSHRSPSRK; from the coding sequence ATGAATAAGTCGTCGCCCCTGGGCCAATCGCTGATGCTGGCGCCGCTGATCGGCGCCAGCGACTCGCTGGTCAAGGCCCTCGGCCTGGGCCTGGCGTTCCTCGGCGTGGGCTGCGTGTTCGGCCTGTGCCTGAATGTCCTGCGCCCACGCCTGACTGGCCAGGGCCGGCTGCTCGCCAGTATCCTGCTCAGCGCCACGCTCACCAGTTGCGCGATACTCGTCGCCCAGGCCTGGGCCCTGGAACTGCAACGACAACTGGCCCTGTACCTGGGCCTGATCGCCGTGCAATGCGTGGTGCTGGAGCATCAGGATTTTTTCCGGCAGCCCGCACGCTTTCGTTTCGCCGCCCGGTTCTGCCTGTTGCTGATCGCTCTCGGCGCCCTGCGCGAGGCACTCGGCCACGGCCACATCGGCCAGCACCTGCCGTGGCTGCTGGGCATCACCGACGTCGACTGGCCGGGCTGGGCCCTGGCTTCGCCAGGTGGCTTGCACCTGCTGACGCTCGCCCCCGGCGGTTTTATCCTGCTGGGGTTGCTGCTGGCCGCGAGGCAAGCCTGGACCGCCTCTTCACACCGATCGCCTTCAAGGAAATGA
- a CDS encoding RnfABCDGE type electron transport complex subunit G yields MSRATGLGMLLLLAVGGACGTFFVQQVTAPRIECEQRAIQARELLQILPAESYDNQPLDHPLPLDNVPLDHSTLLGGYRASRNGQASAVLLRSQVSGYGGPIELLIAITADGKLLGSKPLRHAETPGLGARIAERPGAWLQGFIGKSLEDPGDAGWGLKKDHGQFDQMAGATITSRAVIDGIHDSLRYFDAHREQLLGNPAHE; encoded by the coding sequence ATGAGCCGCGCAACGGGCCTGGGCATGCTGCTCCTGCTGGCGGTGGGCGGCGCCTGCGGTACGTTCTTCGTCCAGCAGGTCACAGCGCCGCGTATCGAGTGCGAACAACGCGCCATCCAGGCCCGCGAGCTGTTGCAGATCCTGCCGGCCGAGAGCTACGACAACCAGCCGCTGGATCATCCCCTGCCCCTGGATAACGTGCCGCTGGACCACAGCACGCTGCTCGGCGGTTACCGCGCCAGCCGCAACGGCCAAGCCAGCGCCGTGCTGCTGCGCAGCCAGGTCAGCGGCTATGGCGGCCCGATCGAACTGCTGATCGCGATCACCGCCGATGGCAAGCTGCTGGGCAGCAAACCGCTGAGACACGCCGAGACACCCGGGCTGGGCGCGCGCATCGCCGAACGCCCCGGCGCCTGGCTGCAAGGGTTTATCGGTAAGTCCCTGGAAGATCCGGGCGACGCGGGCTGGGGCCTGAAAAAGGACCACGGTCAATTCGACCAGATGGCGGGGGCGACCATCACCTCACGGGCCGTGATCGATGGGATCCACGACAGCCTGCGCTACTTCGACGCGCATCGTGAGCAACTGCTGGGAAATCCTGCCCATGAATAA
- a CDS encoding response regulator transcription factor yields the protein MKKVLIVDDHPVTRLAVRMLMERHGFEVVAEADNGMDALKLSYEHVPDILILDIGIPRLDGLEVIARLASKSMPTKVLVLSLQVPGPFSMRCMQAGAAGYVCKEQDITELISAVRAVLAGYSYFPNEALHTLRSSLGIASEEGMLSSLSGRELMVLKQLAGGQTNKEIAEGLCLSSKTVSTYKRRLLGKLNARSLVDLIEFAKRHQLA from the coding sequence ATGAAGAAAGTTTTGATCGTAGATGATCATCCCGTCACTCGTCTGGCCGTGCGCATGCTGATGGAGCGTCATGGCTTTGAAGTTGTTGCCGAGGCGGACAATGGCATGGATGCCCTGAAACTGTCTTATGAACATGTTCCGGACATCCTTATTCTTGATATTGGTATTCCCAGGCTCGATGGCCTGGAAGTTATTGCCCGACTCGCCTCGAAATCCATGCCGACCAAAGTACTGGTATTGAGCCTGCAAGTACCCGGTCCTTTTTCCATGCGCTGCATGCAGGCGGGCGCGGCGGGTTATGTGTGCAAGGAACAGGACATCACCGAATTGATCAGTGCCGTCAGGGCGGTATTGGCCGGCTACAGCTACTTTCCCAACGAAGCCTTGCATACCCTGCGCTCGAGCCTGGGCATCGCCAGCGAGGAGGGCATGCTGTCGAGCCTTTCCGGCCGGGAACTCATGGTCTTGAAGCAACTTGCCGGAGGCCAGACCAACAAGGAAATTGCCGAAGGCCTGTGTTTGAGCAGCAAGACGGTCAGCACCTACAAGAGGCGCTTGTTGGGCAAACTCAATGCTCGCTCGCTGGTGGACCTGATCGAGTTCGCCAAGCGCCATCAGTTGGCATGA
- a CDS encoding PA3496 family putative envelope integrity protein, translated as MSTGKEQLDVEDDFVAVETEDAEPVVEVAKTNLSKRRTIDNLLEERRLQKQLADYDFDL; from the coding sequence ATGAGTACTGGCAAAGAACAACTGGACGTAGAAGACGACTTCGTCGCCGTTGAAACCGAAGATGCCGAGCCTGTGGTAGAGGTAGCCAAGACCAACTTGAGCAAACGTCGGACCATCGACAACCTCCTGGAGGAGCGGCGCTTGCAAAAGCAATTGGCCGATTACGACTTTGATCTCTAG